TGGTGTAGAACCCGATGATATCACTATTCGATGCTTGCTTTGTGCTTGTACAGACTGTGATTCTTTACTGAAAGGAGAAATGATCCATTCTCATGCAGTGAAATTGGGTTGGGATGAAAATATTGCTGTTTTAAATTCTCTCCTTATGATGCACTCAAAGTGTGCGGGTTTGTCAACAGCAATCAAACTTTTTGAAGAGATGAAGGATCGAGATCGTGTTTCTTGGAATACTATTCTTTCTGCATGCTTGCAACACCAGCAATCAAAAGAAGTCTTCTCATTTATAAATCTCATGCAAAATTCAGAGTTCAAATTTGACCAGATTACATTGAACGCTATACTCAATGCTTGCGCCGACTTGGCTTATTTAGATATGGGCAGTCAGGTTCATGCCTATGCACTGAAAGTTGGACTGGAATTCGACACAATGGTACGCAATGCTATAATTGATACCTATGCAAAATGTGGTAGCTTAGAAGATGCAAGAAAGTTATTTGATTTGGTAGGTGATAGAAATGATGTATTCTCTTGGAGTAGTTTGATTCTTGGGTATGCTCAATATGGGCATGCAAAAGAATCTCTTGAGTTGTTTTGGCATATGCAAAGTTTGGGTCTCAAACCAAATCACGTTACCTATGTCAGTGTCCTTACAGCTTGTAGTCATGTCGGTCTAATAGATCAAGGACTACGTTACTTTAATATGATGGAAATTGTACATGGAATTGAGCCTACAAAAGAACATTGTTCATGTGTCATCGATATGCTTGCTCGCGCTGGAAGATTAAATGATGCAGAAAAGTTCATCAATCAAATGCCTTTTAAACCAGATGTTATTATGTGGAAGACTATCCTAGCTGCTTGTAGGATACATGGTAATGCAGAAATTGGAAGAAATGCTGCAGAAAGCATATTGAGGATTGATCCACAAAATTCTGGAGCTTATGCCTTATTATGCAGCATCTATTCTTCGTCTGGAAGTTGGGATGATGTTGCAAGGTTAAGGAAGGTGATGAAAAGCAACAGCGTTAAGAAATTGCCTGGTAAGAGTTGGATTAAGCTGAAGGGAGATGTACATTCTTTCATAGCAGAAGATACTTCACACCAACAATCAGAAGGCATATATGAAATGTTAGAGCTGTTGGGATTAGAGATGGTTGATTACAACTTTGATCTTGGACAACTATATCTGCATGATTAGATTAAAGCACTCAACTAAGAAAACATTTTACCAATGATTTTCTGCGGGAAATTGCATTTAGACATGATGCACCGTTTAACTCAAACCATACAACGTTTGCAGTAGCATCAGGCACTGCAGGTTATTGCACGACTTGTGTAATCATTCGGATAACCGGGATATCCTCAGAATGAATGCCATTGCAATTGCAGCTACATTAACAGCGGTATGCTGATTTGTCATCAAGTTCATAAAATGTGGCACCAGACAGTGGTAATATTTCAAACATCTATACTTTCTCTGACTTCTAGTAATTTGGTTGATACAAAACAAAATGCTAATATTAATATAGTTTTCTCATTTTGATTTTGTTGTAGGATTAGGACATCAATGAGATGAAAGATTTACTTTGTCCAAATACTTCAATATTTCTCCACATAACTTTATGACTGGTAAGTTGCAAGGGTCTCAACAGCCAATCGGTTTGCATCTGATACGAATCGCATTACAACTTCCATAGTAACAACCATAGAGATAAGTTTAGATTGGTCATTTGTTCAATTAAGTAGGGTTATAAATGTGTATCAAAGCAAACTTAATACTAGGATTGGTGAATGATCAAACAGAAATGGACTCCCTATAAATGGCATGCTTCTTTCAACCTTACATGCCACATACCACATGCCACAAACAAATGTCTACGTGGACTTTAAACTGATCATGCCAGGAATGTTCACTTTCTCCCAGTTTCAGCCTTTTCTTATTATACTACTTTATCATGCCTTGTATCTTTGAAAAATGGAGTGTCTTTTCTTCAGtttattttatttactgtggtaATGGCAATGAGCATCCAATGCATTAACCAGAGAATTCTGTATTTCGATGAAACTGTGCAGGGTTTCTGTATTTAGTGATGAGTTCATGTTGAAGATCACTTTGGTGTTTGATGATGTTTTGTTCAGTCTGTAATTGAAGATGGAAAAATTGGAGAAACCAACGCTGAAGTTGGATTACAATGGGTGGATTGCGATAAAGATAGCAATGAGGTCATCTCATTCCTTATTAGAAAGTAGTTGATGTACCCTCATTGTCCGCTGCAACGATAAAACACTAGAAGAGTAATAAGAGAATCAGGTTTCGAATTTGAAATGGGATGAATATTTGATGGGTCTTCTCTAGTGTGCATAAGTTTTTTATTTTGGATAACTCGGGTACCTAGCTCTTTGAACTGGTTAATCTTGGAGGTGACCAGTCTAATCCTATGAAAATTTTCTTCTGACTATCAGGTAAATCAAAAAGTCCGTCGGCCTACTGGAGGAATTTTCTATGATGCATCACAACTGAAATTTAATCCTTAATTATCTGCTCAGAAGGCCTAACCGTTATCGCATAAGTTAATACATATCTTTTGGGGTGGAAGTAACAATCCCACAATAGCAATTGAACTTTTTCCGACCACAAGCACAAGTTTTAACACTTGTACAATGttcgttaaaaaaaaaattgttttgtttGGGGATCATAATGTCATTATCAGGCAGTAAATGCATTGAAAAGCATCATGATTAATATatgtgtttttattttgttataatCCAATTGTAACATACAAGattgttgtattttttttatttattcaaatCAGTTTACGTGCCTTGAATTTAAAGATATACAAaggaattaaaaaagaaaataattaattataattaattaactttCTTAAAAGCTACATATTTGTACAACTTGAATATTCCCAAGATCATGTCATTATCTTGACCAATTGATTTTATTTTCATCACTTTCTAACACTCTTTGTCAAGTTGGTTTGAAGATATCTTCCATAGTCAGCTTGTCAATCAAATACTTGAATTGTTTCGATGACAATCCTTTAGTGAGTATATCTATAACCTATTCGGTAGTTGGAATGTAGGGTATGCAAATCAGACCTTTATCCAATTTTTCCTTGATGAAGTGTTTATTCATTTCAACATGCTTCATTTTGTCATAAAGAATTGCATTATGTGCAATGGAGATGGTTGCTTTATTTTCACAATATACTTTCATAGGCAATGAATATAGGACTCCAAATTCGTTCAATAATCTCTTGATCCATATTGTCTCATAAACACCAAGAGCAAGAGCTTGAAACTCAGAATCGACACTACTTTTAGCCACCACAGGTTGCTTCTTGCTATGCTATGTAATCAAATTACCCCTAACAAATGTACAATAGTCAGAAGTTGATCTTCTATCAATGACACTTCCAGCTTAATCTGCTTCAGTGTAAGTTTCAACTTGAAGATGTCCATGTTTTCTAAACAATAGACCTTTTCTTAGAGTTCCCTTCAAATACCTTAAAATTCTGTAAGATTCATCAAAGTGTGTTAGACCTGGAGAGTGCATAAATTGACTTATAGTGTTAACTGCAAAAGCTATATTAGGGCAAGTATGTGAAAGGTAGATAAGCCTCCTAACTAGCCGTTGGTACTTACTACAAAATTCTTCAGGTTTGGCTGGTTAAAGCTTAATATTAGACTCCATGGGTGTCTTAGAAGCCTTGCAACCTAGTAGATCTGTTTCTTTGAGAAGGTCTAGAACATATTTCCTTTGTATAACAAATATACACTCTTTGGATTGTGTAAACTCCATTCCAAGAAAATATTTCAATACTCCTAGTTCCTTGATCTTGAATTCATTAGCAAGCACTTATTTCAATCTTTTAAGTTCAACGTGATCAACTCTAGTTAAGATTATGTCATCCACGTAGACGATCAGGATGGTAATCTCCCCTCCTTTAGACAGTCTGAAAAACACAGTGTGATTTGCTTCACTTTGGCAATACCCCTGACTTTTAACCGCCTTCATAAATCGCTCAAACCAAGATCTTAATGATTGCTTAAGTCCATAAAGATATTTCTTTAAGCAATATATTTTATTTCTGCCATATTTTTCCTTGAATCTCGGTGGCAACTCCATGAACACTTCCTTTTCTAAGTCTCCATTTAGGAAGACATTCTTCACATCTAATTGGTGTAAAGGTCAATCAGAATATAATGCAAGCAAGATACGAACTCGGATTGGATTTATTTTTGTAACTAGTGCAAAAGTTTTTTGATAGTCGATTCAGTGTCTACGTAAATTCCTTAGCTACAAGTCAAACTTTGTACCTTTCTATACTACCATCAGCTTTGCACTTAATGGTAAGCACTCATTTGTAGCCTATTATTTTCTTTCCAATTGGTAAGTCAACAACCTCTCAAGTGTCATTTCGTCGAGGAGCATTCATCTCTTCTAAAATTGTTAACTTCCAATCTGGGTGATCTAGAGCTTCCTAGATATttcttggtttattttagaattttggtTGAATTATGGAAAAAACACATTTGGCATAAGTACAAATGTGCCAAAATTGATCTTCACTATTTTTTATCTCCCTTGACAGATCATTTTATTTAAAGAAGAGTTCTTTTTCCCCAAAAAATGACATTCATACTaactaaaacttttttttttctttggattCTAACATTTatatccttttttattatgaGCATAGCCAAGAAAAATACACTTTTTAACTCTAGGATCAATATTCACTACAAGAAATAGGACTTcagaaactaatttttaaaacataattaaaatccgTTTCAAATTTTAGTAAATCAATAACGGATTTACTATGGAATTACATATCTAGTAtactttaataaaatataatatacaaaaaaaaaatatttgagacggaatttaaaatgaactaaaaa
This window of the Zingiber officinale cultivar Zhangliang chromosome 3B, Zo_v1.1, whole genome shotgun sequence genome carries:
- the LOC121967317 gene encoding pentatricopeptide repeat-containing protein At3g53360, mitochondrial-like; this encodes MIKRSAASAAAAAVASASSLRPPFFTQIQHHNQQYVNDLISSLCKQYRFRDALGAFYSLPPHLHLFPSTYATLFLACSDLRSLADVRRLHRHLVASPCLPDTILHNHILNAYGKCGAPDDARRLFDEMPNRNRVSWTSIISGCSQNSRDLDAVVLYLGMLRSGLHPDHFALGNVVRACSGLADVELGRQLHCHAVKSNCGGDKLVQNALVTMYARLDRIDDATLVFESIKEKDPVSWGSMIAAFAQQGYEMEALHLFREMICSGIHYPNEFHFGSAFSACGNIKNLQYGEQMHGICYKFGYERNEFAGSSLSEMYAQCGLLDRTKKVFNEIKMPDLVSWNSILSACSSLGLSDEAFQLFSEMRDIGVEPDDITIRCLLCACTDCDSLLKGEMIHSHAVKLGWDENIAVLNSLLMMHSKCAGLSTAIKLFEEMKDRDRVSWNTILSACLQHQQSKEVFSFINLMQNSEFKFDQITLNAILNACADLAYLDMGSQVHAYALKVGLEFDTMVRNAIIDTYAKCGSLEDARKLFDLVGDRNDVFSWSSLILGYAQYGHAKESLELFWHMQSLGLKPNHVTYVSVLTACSHVGLIDQGLRYFNMMEIVHGIEPTKEHCSCVIDMLARAGRLNDAEKFINQMPFKPDVIMWKTILAACRIHGNAEIGRNAAESILRIDPQNSGAYALLCSIYSSSGSWDDVARLRKVMKSNSVKKLPGKSWIKLKGDVHSFIAEDTSHQQSEGIYEMLELLGLEMVDYNFDLGQLYLHD